A section of the Pseudovibrio sp. M1P-2-3 genome encodes:
- a CDS encoding polyprenyl synthetase family protein translates to MNSTALKIEEHLSLLLSNHLHEGEVQRPQRLLDAMKYSVLSGGKRLRPLLIVEAARLFGRDDKGVLIAASALECIHCYSLVHDDLPAMDDDHVRRGRPTAHIQFDEATAILAGDALLTYAFDLIADPLVHPSAEVRLRLSRELSRASGLGGMAGGQMLDLESEHRDRTEVEIRTLQAMKTGALIRYACRAGALLGDAEEADVSRLTRFGEIIGLAFQLADDLLDLKGDSAVVGKATGKDAAAGKATLVGLLGETQTREELNKLINEANDLLSPFGEKGEILRTLAHFIAERDN, encoded by the coding sequence ATGAATTCTACGGCTTTAAAGATTGAAGAACATCTGTCGTTACTCCTGAGTAATCACCTGCATGAAGGGGAAGTCCAGCGCCCCCAACGATTGCTTGACGCCATGAAGTACTCCGTTCTTTCTGGAGGAAAGCGTCTTCGCCCATTACTAATAGTTGAAGCTGCCCGCCTTTTCGGCAGAGATGATAAAGGAGTGTTGATCGCAGCCTCGGCTCTGGAGTGTATCCACTGCTACTCCCTTGTGCATGATGACCTTCCGGCCATGGATGATGATCATGTGAGACGTGGTCGTCCAACCGCTCATATCCAATTTGATGAAGCCACCGCAATTCTCGCAGGTGACGCGCTTTTAACCTACGCTTTTGATTTAATCGCGGATCCTCTTGTCCACCCCAGCGCCGAAGTCCGTTTAAGGTTGTCTCGCGAGTTGTCTCGTGCCTCTGGTCTTGGGGGAATGGCTGGCGGTCAGATGCTGGATCTGGAGTCTGAGCATAGGGATCGCACCGAGGTGGAGATCCGTACCCTTCAGGCAATGAAGACCGGTGCGCTCATCCGCTACGCCTGCCGTGCAGGGGCGCTTCTAGGGGATGCAGAAGAAGCGGATGTAAGCCGGTTGACGCGTTTTGGAGAAATCATCGGACTTGCCTTCCAATTGGCTGATGATCTGCTGGATCTCAAAGGCGATTCCGCCGTTGTCGGGAAAGCCACCGGTAAAGACGCTGCCGCCGGAAAGGCTACTCTGGTCGGCCTTTTGGGTGAAACCCAAACCCGCGAGGAGCTGAATAAACTGATCAACGAAGCCAATGATCTGCTGTCCCCATTTGGCGAGAAAGGGGAGATATTGCGCACCCTCGCCCACTTCATTGCAGAACGAGACAACTAG
- a CDS encoding cyclopropane-fatty-acyl-phospholipid synthase family protein — MRALSKLLKAIVSKGQLVIFDVKGNRFVFGGIEPGPHACVKIHDERLYSKLLYSFELGAAEAYMDGTLTLENGTSLNDVLSVFVINNNIAEQKPFYKALLRVFTWIQRRGHHLNINRTKAQVRHHYDLSTDLYRLFLDEGLNYSCGYFKDPAVPLELAQKAKLDHILAKLDLKPGMRVLEIGGGWGSLAIRMGQAGFDVTSLNVSNEQIKIARERVANAGLSDSVKFVCKDYNEFEGRFDRVVSVGMMEHVGIGNYGRYFSMIRRCLKDDGFALIHAIGRYTPPSYESSFMNKYIFPGGYCPSMSEVFEETEKTKLWVCDSEIWRLHYHYTLEHWAQNFAKNRAQIKEIYDERFCRMWEFYLAACSVMFLHGKMMVFQILLSKERSAVPIIRDYMFENEIEINEESESTRRRA; from the coding sequence ATGCGCGCTCTATCAAAGCTCCTCAAAGCTATAGTTAGCAAAGGCCAGTTGGTCATTTTCGATGTAAAAGGGAACAGGTTTGTGTTTGGCGGCATTGAGCCAGGCCCACATGCTTGTGTAAAAATACACGATGAGCGTTTGTATTCAAAGCTGCTGTATTCCTTTGAGTTAGGCGCCGCCGAGGCGTACATGGATGGAACACTTACACTGGAAAACGGCACGTCTTTAAACGATGTTCTGTCTGTTTTTGTCATCAATAATAATATTGCCGAACAAAAACCTTTCTATAAGGCCCTCCTACGAGTCTTTACATGGATACAGCGCCGGGGTCACCACCTCAACATTAACCGGACTAAAGCGCAGGTTCGACATCACTATGATTTATCGACGGACCTGTACCGGCTGTTTCTGGACGAGGGCTTGAATTACAGCTGTGGCTACTTCAAAGACCCCGCGGTCCCTCTGGAGTTGGCACAAAAGGCAAAGCTGGACCATATTTTGGCCAAGCTGGATCTAAAACCGGGCATGCGTGTTTTGGAAATTGGCGGCGGCTGGGGCTCACTTGCCATCCGTATGGGGCAGGCTGGCTTTGATGTAACGTCTCTCAATGTTTCCAACGAGCAGATAAAAATAGCAAGAGAGAGGGTTGCAAATGCAGGTCTGAGCGACAGCGTAAAATTTGTATGCAAAGACTACAACGAGTTTGAAGGCAGGTTTGATCGCGTTGTTTCCGTGGGCATGATGGAACATGTGGGCATCGGAAACTATGGGAGATACTTCTCTATGATTCGCAGATGCCTCAAGGATGATGGCTTCGCCTTGATACATGCAATTGGGCGCTACACACCACCCAGTTATGAAAGCTCCTTTATGAATAAGTACATCTTCCCCGGTGGCTATTGTCCCTCGATGTCAGAGGTTTTTGAGGAAACTGAAAAAACGAAGCTGTGGGTGTGCGACTCGGAAATTTGGCGGTTGCACTATCATTATACGCTAGAGCACTGGGCACAAAACTTCGCAAAAAATCGTGCGCAAATTAAAGAGATTTACGATGAGCGTTTTTGTCGTATGTGGGAGTTTTATCTAGCCGCATGCTCTGTGATGTTCTTGCATGGAAAAATGATGGTTTTCCAGATTTTGCTCTCAAAAGAGCGGTCAGCTGTGCCGATCATACGTGATTATATGTTTGAAAATGAAATAGAGATTAACGAAGAAAGCGAGTCGACAAGGCGGCGGGCCTAA